In Candidatus Rokuibacteriota bacterium, the genomic stretch CCCACCTGGCTGCTGCCCGACGCCACGCCGGAGGCGCTGGAGCGACACCGCGAGTGGCTGGCCCCGCACTTCCTCGACGACCGGGGCCGCCTGCTCCAGAGCATCCACGCCTTCGTGGTCCGGGCGCCCGGCCTCACCGCCCTGGTGGACACCTGCGTGGGGAACGACAAGGACCGCGGCGGCCAGGCGCCCTTCCACATGATGCGGACGAATTTCCTCGAGGATCTCCGCGCCGTCGGTGTTCCCCCCGAGTCCGTGGACCTCGTGATCTGCACGCATCTGCACGTGGACCACGTGGGCTGGAACACCCGGCTGGACAATGGCCGCTGGGTGCCGACCTTCCCGCGCGCGCGGCACCTCTTCGCGCGGACCGAGTGGGGGCACTGGTCGAGCGAGCGGGAGCCCAATACCCGCCGGATCATGGCGGACAGCGTGCAACCGGTCCTGGACGCGGGCCTCGCCATGCTGGTGGAGGTGGACCACCGAGTGTCCGACGAGCTGTGGCTCGAGCCTACGCCGGGACACACGCCCGGCCACGTCAGCGTGCGGCTCTCTTCGGGAGACGGCGAGGCCGTCATCACAGGCGACCTCATGCATCACCCCGTCCAGGTCGCCGAGCCCAGCTGGGGTAGCCATTTTGACTCCGATGTGGAGCAGGCGCGGAAGACGCGGCGCGCGTTCTGCGAGCGCTATGCGGACGGGCCGATCGCCGTGCTCGGCACCCACTTCAACCATCCGACCGCGGGTCGGATCCTGCGCCATGGCGACGCCTGGCGCTTCGTCGTGCCCGCCTGATGGACCTTCAGGGGCGCGGGGCGACGTGGGCACTGGCCGAAGGCTAGGGCGAGGCGAGGCGCACTTCAAGTGTCAGGAGTCGGATACACTCCGGTCTACGATGAAGAAGAAGGTCTGCGGGCACCCATCTGGCTCGACGACGCGCACCACGCACTCCCGACG encodes the following:
- a CDS encoding MBL fold metallo-hydrolase: MDDLTLGRLRVSAVVERAGPTRPTWLLPDATPEALERHREWLAPHFLDDRGRLLQSIHAFVVRAPGLTALVDTCVGNDKDRGGQAPFHMMRTNFLEDLRAVGVPPESVDLVICTHLHVDHVGWNTRLDNGRWVPTFPRARHLFARTEWGHWSSEREPNTRRIMADSVQPVLDAGLAMLVEVDHRVSDELWLEPTPGHTPGHVSVRLSSGDGEAVITGDLMHHPVQVAEPSWGSHFDSDVEQARKTRRAFCERYADGPIAVLGTHFNHPTAGRILRHGDAWRFVVPA